Proteins from a single region of Strix aluco isolate bStrAlu1 chromosome 5, bStrAlu1.hap1, whole genome shotgun sequence:
- the LOC141923927 gene encoding LOW QUALITY PROTEIN: polycystin family receptor for egg jelly-like (The sequence of the model RefSeq protein was modified relative to this genomic sequence to represent the inferred CDS: inserted 1 base in 1 codon) produces the protein MTPLRLLVLLLLGIWSWGSAAPLPRLWPPPLLVTCSGPHGQVSQQRDSERWVSCLWNSTMNLRYQPAPGMRAEPEGKDGRLPPPPRCFWSLNSTRVTNTSRWSGQVTLQTGLLPGSAPPPGASILLTVRCSSASCAAPECFHHDVTVEMCGQEMRLFVLWPQTRLIPARQPVELGWCARLKSASWKYRFSSQGGSPSTLLLPSSEHQDPLPPTVYPTAELRQACATYYSYRLTVRYRRHGLHVASVSIEQMPQISLNLSLEVERDLLHVLSIGSKLLSVPQQPLGLSWRLQPLSPRTLAYRLVDTQAIGGWLRSYGSFTLQSNFCAVLTPQSLGEMVVASIYFHVDGKRVKESTGELHLLNGTLSLTAGREPPIHVNLHPGNTNSSTYTFKYNHGTLYTTEENETSISTDGPHTRTVFYRHKELSYLLSVEFVAFQWYKFNMYLYINQKRTPAKRDLEVHVFTGSRPSFLQGFTYLVWFIPAQHPMLQCAWTFHLQLFGPQKDRLLQNSTYTYNDHVRNATRFVRRSALPFDPEKYTGFVAKVNCSRSARTPALLRVTVNNYTAKNIEAQVACRKEACYIHSVRIRRPALHTSVLRRKKGASFFLFADVRQCCNVGISIKPLWRIYSVKDTETIPDWTNPINSSGMYGVDMIHLTVPSFTLDYGLYLFNFTVAITPIRTSIVLRGTDKIYVQIERNDLVANIVGGTFRTVGFSDNWTLDGSASYDPDSQEGLKGITFTWYCTKEVSDYENMQVSPGKRCHPAQRDLKWLTPSGPVQAMPPESLPGNSVYYFRLEIQKDTRRSYADQTVDVRPGSPLLLNVVCLENCGSTLIPTERFILSGKCLNCRTTSQPVYYWSLFSENSTEVSFDWSSRTSTGRSGAYLSINALTFTKTEHRSYVLLLKVTTWDGRSSVYRHAFKVNSPPRAGKCAINPRWGTAFLTKFVVHCSGFSDSNLPLTYKVIVASNVPQTTKITSVEENTFGTILYFGYEPRTPPSLLPVGVPSQKYTLKLYVQVHNSLGAFTQVNLYARVQNPVNSRPPAVVFHELLASVSGLSAPMTSYLQTGNYFSAGYLAYVAASVLNYIKVTPTLQLPKAQFRESLIETVLNISVESTMDINQVVASLSQVTEEADEVTVRSQDLAIRKLSEVTGTLKVQRNESHWSEEAEIQSSGILRGLSNILRAALLRHRNVNVNGVQQVFSIMENLMEIVFQGKVPGETETLMETKHWNITLTKDEAWNIANAFSTRNTCRNCFYPSLKKRNYPGLPHDAVISTAVFEFEENPFPWLGYASEIATTVLGFKMAETKANGDLLGIVPEGAEITVARKDKESSTFQLAMGPDKTQAYTTGGFSFEVNRNSRSIYIQILTKLKATFKVLVFTGANVTHAPPIASFSAFHNTPTAASKNETASADCNIEGPYIICLPESLLTATAQGSGTDTHNISVVLLTPYVVRYQTQRLVRIHIFSDQCLFLDGIRSLWREDTCRLGSLTNWQRVHCVCNMKRSRRRLSVHAASSASAFNIKFLAAKVLVPPNTLDLGETLIAEIPRNPVTLLTVLFIFAAYFLLSFWAVRKDRADRNRKNIIVLPDNDPFDKVSFLVTLHTGSRWGAGTKADVFLQLIGQNGTSDVHCLRHPHFSPFQQGSVNCFLLTTKKDLGDICSFRVWHNNKGPSPSWFLSRAKVENVTTRTTWFFICRKWLSLDKGDHLLERTFSVTNPKTPVPTIDCFLIKLANSLTESHPWFSIYAHVLTGTSSRLQRLSLYLAVLLIDLLVNIMFFNTDKDEESPVHLRYLRSIALGIECALITMPVEIILTALFKYSQRKPSPRDVAQTDPKVNAPLQAGNLKNLKERLQKLYLSETSAQPRNITPLENLPGPSSSQSPPCSRKTTSKGAPQNWSNCAISESDANVIGTEAQTTTVNSPPVAKACQRRLQSNANNDAEEGGNFQKKRKPLSIGSAPFPKRLHVVFWRWCFYIAWALVVAVTGLSSFFIVSYGLSYGYQTSREWLLASATSFIEKVFLFSILKAILFSAMRTIHPKTCENIPWLTLEEYSETKLDKEMMSEDEIRQVRSKLAEVRGSKQYKPLEADEIANILKRAKIKAQAFTFTKGFISHLVFLILLLNFAYSTENANSFHYNRFIHNQFSPRLSGVLKLEHIYVWVKDLFLPLVHNEMQPAFLPESRSKIIGLPRMRQVRAKNTEKKCFHPHSFINNFVISKSHCLHKYGSDIPEKGDYAGTWTKVANQSLSKEASSYGGFTYHQNRTPWTYYLHGDLHTYGPEGYVFYFFPEEGRPNSTTRLDTLQQSNWLDENTWAVIIELTTFNSDAGLFCTLSVIFEMSPFGMIKPSLSVHSFALPNFHQQTKAQMFVAGIVLAFLFVYIADELLIIGREKKDYIKKFSNIINFGLKSAFLLSVFLQIIKFKVGDDIVKFYLLHPNTFINFHAISHLDQILRNTTGFLAFLVVLKTLKYAQFFYDVRLAHRSILAALPRLSSMALVAAVYFFAFTAFGYLVFGQHEWNYNNMIHSAQTIFSYCVSAFRDTAFPSDRLLGGLFLASFMFVMICVLINLFQAVIMSTYGEVKQPVYEEPSEEAQVATFVLQRLRRIFYLLICKTTKPSETDLFYSVLYGQPEKXTSAHLGLQTSKINGRKKVYLVI, from the exons ATGACACCGCTCCGTCTTCTCGTCCTTCTGCTGCTGGGCATCTGGTCCTGGGGCTCGGCGGCCCCCTTGCCCCGTCTCTGGCCACCACCCCTGCTAGTCACCTGCTCGGGCCCTCACGGGCAAGTCTCTCAACAGCGGGACAGCGAGCGCTGGGTCTCGTGCCTGTGGAACAGCACCATGAACCTGCGTTACCAGCCCGCCCCGGGCATgagagcagagccagaggggAAAGACGGTCGGCTGCCACCCCCACCTCGCTGCTTCTGGTCCTTGAACTCGACTCGGGTGACAAACACCTCGCGCTGGTCGGGCCAGGTGACGCTGCAGACAGGCCTCCTGCCAGGAAGCGCTCCTCCACCCGGGGCCTCCATCCTCCTCACCGTACGATGCTCGTCAGCTTCCTGCGCTGCACCCGAGTGCTTCCACCACGACGTCACCGTGGAGATGTGCGGGCAGGAGATGAGGCTGTTCGTGCTTTGGCCGCAGACGCGCCTGATCCCTGCGCGGCAGCCGGTGGAGCTGGGCTGGTGTGCGCGCCTCAAGAGTGCCAGCTGGAAGTACCGCTTCAGCAGCCAGGGAGGCAGCCCCTctacccttctccttcccagcagcgAGCACCAAGACCCGCTGCCACCGACCGTCTACCCAACAGCCGAGCTGCGACAGGCCTGCGCCACCTACTACAGCTACCGCTTGACCGTGCGCTACAGGCGCCACGGGCTCCACGTTGCCTCGGTCAGCATCGAGCAGATGCCTCAGATCAGCCTCAACCTCTCTCTCGAGGTAGAGCGTGACTTGCTGCATGTCCTCAGCATCGGCTCCAAGCTCCTTAGTGTTCCTCAGCAGCCCCTCGGCCTCTCCTGGAGGCTTCAGCCCCTCTCCCCGAGGACACTGGCCTACAGACTGGTGGACACGCAGGCCATAGGAGGTTGGCTCCGTTCCTACGGTTCCTTTACGCTGCAGAGCAACTTCTGTGCCGTTCTCACGCCTCAGAGCCTGGGTGAGATGGTGGTGGCCAGCATCTACTTCCACGTTGATGGAAAGAGGGTCAAGGAATCGACGGGAGAACTACATCTACTCAACGGTACCCTGAGCCTAACGGCAGGCAGAGAACCTCCCATCCACGTCAACCTTCACCCAGGGAACACCAACAGCAGCACTTACACTTTCAAGTACAACCACGGAACGCTTTACACAACCGAAGAAAACGAAACCTCCATTTCCACAGATGGCCCTCACACGCGCACTGTGTTCTACCGACACAAGGAGCTCTCCTACTTACTCTCCGTAGAGTTTGTGGCCTTCCAGTGGTACAAGTTCAATATGTACCTTTACATCAATCAGAAGAGGACTCCAGCAAAAAGAGACCttgaagtccacgtcttcaccgGCAGCCGTCCTTCCTTTCTGCAAGGCTTCACCTACTTAGTGTGGTTTATCCCTGCACAACATCCGATGCTACAGTGCGCGTGGACCTTCCACCTGCAGCTTTTTGGACCGCAAAAAGACCGCCTTCTCCAGAACAGCACGTACACATACAACGACCACGTAAGAAACGCCACGCGTTTTGTCCGTCGCTCTGCTTTACCCTTTGATCCAGAGAAATACACGGGCTTTGTGGCAAAAGTGAACTGTAGCAGAAGTGCACGTACACCGGCTCTTTTAAGAGTCACAGTTAACAACTACACCGCAAAAAACATAGAAGCACAGGTGGCTTGCCGGAAGGAAGCCTGTTACATACACAGTGTGCGCATTCGGAGGCCTGCTCTTCATACCTCCGTCCTGCGCCGGAAAAAGGGggcatcttttttcctctttgccgACGTGCGACAATGCTGCAACGTTGGTATATCTATCAAACCCTTGTGGCGAATCTATTCTGTTAAGGACACAGAAACTATTCCGGACTGGACAAACCCAATCAACTCTTCTGGGATGTATGGTGTAGATATGATACACTTAACCGTTCCCAGTTTTACTTTAGATTACGGGCTGTATCTGTTTAATTTCACTGTTGCGATAACCCCGATTAGGACCTCAATAGTCCTCAGGGGCACAGATAAAATTTACGTTCAGATCGAGAGAAACGACCTAGTGGCAAATATTGTGGGAGGCACGTTCCGCACAGTGGGTTTTTCTGATAATTGGACTCTTGATGGCTCCGCGTCCTACGATCCTGACTCACAGGAAGGACTAAAGGGAATCACATTTACTTGGTACTGTACTAAAGAGGTGTCAGACTATGAAAACATGCAAGTCAGCCCGGGAAAGAGATGCCATCCGGCCCAGAGGGATTTGAAATGGCTAACACCCTCCGGTCCAGTTCAAGCAATGCCACCAGAATCCCTCCCAGGAAACAGCGTATACTACTTTCGTCTAGAGATTCAAAAGGATACAAGGAGGAGCTACGCTGACCAAACTGTAGATGTGCGGCCTGGCTCCCCACTCCTCCTGAACGTGGTATGCCTTGAAAACTGTGGTAGCACTCTAATTCCAACAGAGAGATTTATCTTGTCTGGAAAGTGCCTAAACTGTAGAACAACCAGCCAGCCAGTCTACTACTGGTCtcttttttcagaaaactctACAGAAGTTAGCTTTGACTGGTCTTCCAGAACCTCAACGGGGAGGTCTGGGGCTTACCTGTCTATAAATGCTCTGACATTTACAAAGACTGAACATCGATCCTACGTTCTCCTGTTAAAAGTAACTACCTGGGATGGGAGGTCCTCGGTCTACAGACACGCGTTTAAGGTGAATTCTCCTCCTAGGGCTGGCAAGTGTGCCATCAACCCACGCTGGGGTACAGCCTTTCTGACAAAATTTGTTGTTCACTGCAGTGGATTTTCTGACAGCAATTTACCTCTGACGTATAAAGTGATCGTAGCTTCCAACGTACCCCAAACGACCAAAATAACTTCTGTGGAGGAAAACACATTTGGCACGATTCTGTACTTTGGTTATGAGCCCAGAACTCCTCCGTCTTTACTCCCAGTCGGAGTGCCCTCTCAGAAGTACACCTTGAAGCTTTACGTCCAAGTCCATAATTCCCTTGGGGCGTTTACCCAAGTGAATTTATACGCCCGCGTGCAGAACCCAGTTAACAGCCGGCCACCAGCTGTTGTGTTTCACGAACTGCTGGCCTCAGTGAGCGGCTTAAGCGCGCCGATGACATCTTATCTCCAGACCGGAAATTATTTTAGCGCGGGTTATTTGGCTTATGTGGCGGCCTCAGTCTTAAACTATATTAAAGTCACACCAACTCTCCAGCTCCCGAAGGCTCAGTTTCGGGAAAGCCTCATTGAAACAGTCCTGAATATTTCAGTTGAGAGCACAATGGACATCAACCAAGTAGTCGCTTCTCTTTCTCAAGTCACAGAGGAAGCTGACGAAGTGACCGTCAGATCGCAAGACCTCGCCATTAGGAAACTGTCAGAAGTAACGGGAACGCTGAAGGTACAGAGGAATGAGAGCCACTGGTCTGAGGAAGCAGAAATTCAAAGCAGTGGAATACTAAGAGGCTTGTCCAACATCCTGAGAGCTGCTCTTCTGCGTCACAGGAATGTCAACGTCAACGGAGTTCAACAAGTCTTCTCCATCATGGAAAACTTAATGGAGATCGTTTTCCAGGGCAAAGTCCCTGGCGAAACAGAAACTCTAATGGAAACGAAACACTGGAATATCACTCTGACGAAAGATGAAGCCTGGAACATTGCAAATGCTTTCTCTACCAGAAACACCTGCAGAAATTGCTTTTATCCCTCACTGAAAAAACGAAATTATCCTGGATTGCCCCATGATGCTGTGATTTCCACTGCCGTTTTTGAGTTTGAGGAGAACCCCTTCCCTTGGTTAGGTTACGCATCAGAAATTGCAACAACGGTCTTGGGGTTCAAAATGGCAGAGACCAAGGCTAACGGGGATCTACTAGGGATCGTGCCTGAAGGAGCAGAAATTACTGTTGCTAGGAAAGATAAGGAATCTTCAACTTTTCAGCTAGCAATGGGACCCGATAAAACGCAAGCTTACACAACTGGAGGATTTAGTTTTGAAGTCAACAGAAACAGCAGGAGCATATACATCCAGATCCTGACAAAATTAAAAGCTACTTTCAAGGTGCTAGTATTTACAGGCGCCAATGTCACGCATGCTCCTCCCATAGcctcattttctgcttttcacaacaCGCCAACAGCTGCAAGCAAAAATGAGACAGCTAGCGCTGACTGTAACATTGAGGGCCCCTATATTATCTGTCTCCCAGAGTCACTGCTGACAGCCACAGCTCAAGGAAGTGGCACAGACACTCACAACATCTCCGTTGTCTTGCTGACACCCTACGTCGTAAGGTACCAAACCCAGAGACTCGTGAGAATACACATTTTTAGCGATCAGTGCTTATTTCTGGATGGGATTCGAAGCCTGTGGAGAGAAGACACGTGCAGGCTTGGCTCCTTGACCAACTGGCAGAGGGTCCACTGTGTCTGCAATATGAAGCGGAGTCGCAGGCGTCTGTCCGTCCACGCCGCGTCAAGTGCGTCCGCGTTCAACATCAAGTTCCTGGCAGCCAAAGTACTAGTTCCCCCCAACACATTAGACCTGGGAGAAACCCTGATAGCAGAAATACCTAGAAACCCAGTGACCCTCTTAACAGTGCTCTTTATTTTTGCCGCCTactttcttctgtccttctgGGCCGTGAGAAAAGACAGGGCtgacagaaacaggaaaaacattATAGTTCTGCCAGACAACGACCCCTTTGATAAAGTGAGCTTTTTGGTCACTTTACACACAGGCAGTCGCTGGGGAGCTGGGACCAAAGCAGATGTCTTTCTTCAGCTCATCGGCCAGAACGGCACGAGTGACGTCCATTGTTTACGGCACCCGCATTTTTCACCTTTCCAGCAAGGAAGCGTCAATTGCTTTCTGTTAACTACTAAGAAGGACTTGGGAGACATTTGTTCCTTCAGGGTCTGGCACAATAACAAGGGCCCATCTCCAAGCTGGTTCTTAAGCAGAGCCAAAGTTGAGAACGTGACCACCAGGACGACCTGGTTCTTCATCTGCAGGAAATGGCTTTCTCTCGACAAGGGCGATCACCTACTAGAAAGGACATTTTCCGTCACAAACCCCAAGACACCTGTGCCCACAATCGACTGTTTTTTGATTAAACTTGCCAACAGCCTGACAGAGAGCCATCCGTGGTTCTCAATTTATGCTCACGTTCTCACTGGCACTTCCAGCAGGCTCCAAAGGTTGTCTTTGTATTTAGCAGTATTATTAATAGACTTGCTTGTTAACATTATGTTCTTTAACACTGACAAGGATGAAGAATCTCCAGTACACTTGAGGTATCTGAGATCAATAGCACTAGGAATTGAATGTGCTTTGATTACCATGCCTGTGGAAATAATTCTAACTGCCTTATTTAAGTACTCCCAGAGGAAGCCTTCTCCTCGTGACGTGGCTCAGACAGACCCAAAGGTAAATGCACCTCTCCAGGCTGGAAATCTTAAGAACTTGAAGGAACGTCTGCAAAAATTGTACCTTTCAGAAACTTCAGCGCAACCGAGGAATATTACTCCCTTGGAGAACCTTCCTGGTCCCAGCAGCTCACAGAGCCCGCCATGTTCCAGAAAGACAACAAGCAAGGGAGCTCCCCAAAACTGGAGTAATTGCGCCATTTCTGAAAGCGATGCGAATGTAATAGGAACAGAGGCGCAGACGACAACCGTGAATTCCCCTCCAGTGGCTAAGGCCTGCCAGAGAAGGCTGCAATCAAATGCCAATAATGACGCAGAAGAAGGGGgcaactttcagaaaaaaaggaaaccactAAGCATTGGCTCCGCGCCCTTTCCCAAGAGACTGCACGTAGTTTTTTGGAGGTGGTGCTTCTATATCGCATGGGCACTAGTTGTAGCTGTCACGGGGCTATCATCATTTTTCATTGTGTCATATGGTTTGTCTTACGGCTATCAGACTTCAAGAGAGTGGCTTTTAGCATCTGCAACCTCCTTTATTGAGAAAGTGTTTCTCTTTTCAATTCTAAAAGCCATTTTGTTCTCAGCTATGCGTACAATTCATCCAAAAACCTGTGAAAACATCCCATGGTTAACTCTGGAAGAGTATTCTGAGACTAAGTTGGATAAAGAAATGATGAGCGAAGATGAAATAAGACAGGTGCGCTCAAAACTTGCTGAAGTCAGGGGCAGCAAGCAGTATAAGCCTTTAGAAGCTGATGAAATTGCAAACATCTTGAAAAGGGCAAAAATTAAAGCCCAGGCATTTACTTTCACAAAAGGTTTCATCAGCCACCTTGTCTTTTTGATACTGCTATTAAATTTTGCCTATTCCACTGAGAACGCCAACAGTTTCCACTACAACCGATTCATCCATAACCAATTCTCTCCACGACTCTCCGGGGTACTTAAGCTGGAACATATCTACGTGTGGGTGAAAGACTTGTTCTTGCCTTTGGTCCACAACGAAATGCAGCCAGCCTTCCTTCCCGAGAGCCGCTCCAAAATCATTGGTTTGCCTAGGATGAGGCAAGTGCGGGctaaaaacactgagaaaaaatgtttccatccTCACAGCTTCATCAATAACTTTGTGATCAGTAAAAGCCACTGTCTTCACAAATACGGCAGTGACATCCCAGAGAAAGGTGACTATGCTGGCACCTGGACAAAGGTTGCCAACCAGTCTCTTTCCAAGGAGGCCAGCAGTTACGGAGGGTTCACCTACCACCAAAACAGAACTCCGTGGACATATTATTTACATGGAGATTTGCACACGTATGGCCCAGAAGGATACGTGTTTTACTTCTTCCCTGAAGAAGGAAGACCTAATTCTACGACAAGGCTGGACACTCTCCAACAGAGCAACTGGCTTGATGAGAACACGTGGGCTGTGATCATTGAACTGACTACATTTAACTCAGATGCAGGCCTCTTTTGCACCCTCTCAGTCATATTTGAAATGTCTCCTTTTGGGATGATAAAGCCAAGTTTGTCTGTGCACTCCTTTGCACTCCCCAACTTTCATCAGCAAACTAAAGCTCAAATGTTTGTGGCTGGAATTGTTCTTGCCTTCCTGTTCGTTTACATTGCAGATGAGCTTCTCATCATAGGCcgagaaaaaaaagattacatcAAAAAATTTTCCAACATAATCAACTTTGGCTTAAAATCAGCattcctcctttctgtttttttacaGATCATAAAGTTTAAGGTGGGAGACGATATAGTGAAGTTTTACTTACTTCACCCAAATACTTTCATCAATTTTCATGCAATTTCTCATTTAGATCAGATTTTAAGGAATACGACAGGCTTTTTAGCATTTCTTGTAGTTTTGAAAACTCTGAAATACGCTCAGTTCTTTTATGATGTGCGCCTGGCACACAGATCCATCCTGGCAGCCCTTCCCAGACTCTCCTCAATGGCCCTCGTGGCGGCGGTGTACTTTTTTGCATTTACAGCTTTTGGCTACCTCGTGTTCGGGCAGCATGAATGGAATTACAATAACATGATTCACTCAGCTCAGACCATATTTTCTTACTGTGTCTCAGCGTTCAGAGATACTGCATTTCCATCCGACAGGTTGTTGGGTGGCCTGTTCCTGGCTTCTTTCATGTTTGTGATGATCTGTGTCTTGATCAATCTCTTCCAAGCTGTTATTATGTCTACCTATGGAGAGGTGAAACAACCCGTATATGAAGAACCATCTGAAGAAGCACAAGTGGCTACTTTTGTATTGCAAAGGCTCAGAAGGATATTTTACCTTCTGATCTGTAAAACAACCAAACCCAGTGAGACTGATCTATTTTACAGTGTACTTTACGGGCAGCCTGAGA AGACATCAGCACATTtagggctccaaaccagcaaaataaatggaagaaaaaaggtttatCTTGTCATATGA